In a single window of the Niabella ginsenosidivorans genome:
- a CDS encoding alpha-L-fucosidase, with protein MLNSRNIFLIFLCIFLAKEALHAQNTPTWAKETSAEKEKRMAWWTHDRLGLFLHFGLYSLPARHEWVQWNEKITATDYQKYFDHFDPDLFDPEEWAEKAKAAGIKYVVITTKHHEGFCLWDTKCTDFKVTNTVYGKDLLRALVNAFRARGIRIGFYYSLIDWHHPQFTYDVNHPLAPVDSMERQRQNALRNLDVYRRYIKDQLTELLTNYGRIDELFLDFSYPGKNGKGHADWDSEGLLQLIRRLQPACLVNNRLDLDSTHWGWDYITPEQEMPQEWPLVRGQQVPWETCQTFSGSWGYYRDEHSWKTVHQLVVMLIETVSKGGNLLLNVGPTSRGAFDERANERLEGLGRWMKFHSRTIYGCTQAPAGLKAPPNCLLTYNSRTKRLYVHILEWPLKRLSLPGLKDKISYAQLLNDGSEIKYEASGSNAADPSAKDLVLWLSVEKPGVEVPVIELFMK; from the coding sequence ATGTTAAATAGCAGAAATATATTTTTAATTTTTTTATGCATCTTCCTGGCAAAAGAAGCTTTGCATGCCCAGAACACGCCAACATGGGCAAAAGAAACCAGCGCGGAAAAGGAAAAACGAATGGCATGGTGGACGCACGACCGGCTGGGCTTGTTTCTTCACTTTGGTCTTTATTCGTTGCCTGCACGGCATGAATGGGTACAATGGAATGAGAAGATAACCGCCACTGATTACCAGAAATATTTTGATCATTTTGATCCTGATTTGTTTGATCCTGAAGAATGGGCAGAAAAAGCGAAGGCGGCGGGTATAAAATACGTGGTCATTACTACAAAACATCATGAAGGGTTTTGCCTGTGGGATACGAAGTGCACAGATTTCAAAGTTACAAATACGGTGTATGGAAAAGACCTGCTTCGGGCCCTTGTAAATGCCTTCCGGGCCCGGGGCATCCGGATTGGCTTTTATTATTCGCTGATTGACTGGCACCATCCTCAATTTACCTATGATGTAAATCATCCCCTCGCGCCAGTGGATAGTATGGAGCGGCAGCGGCAGAACGCCTTGCGCAATCTGGATGTATATCGCCGGTATATAAAAGATCAGTTAACAGAATTATTAACCAATTACGGGCGCATTGATGAGTTGTTTTTAGATTTTTCTTATCCCGGCAAAAACGGAAAGGGGCATGCAGACTGGGATTCCGAAGGTCTGTTACAATTGATCCGCCGCTTGCAGCCTGCCTGCCTGGTCAATAACAGGCTGGATCTGGACAGTACACACTGGGGCTGGGATTATATAACACCGGAGCAGGAAATGCCGCAAGAATGGCCTTTGGTTAGGGGGCAACAGGTTCCCTGGGAAACCTGTCAGACTTTTTCCGGATCCTGGGGCTATTACAGGGATGAACATTCCTGGAAAACGGTTCACCAACTAGTGGTAATGCTTATAGAAACAGTAAGTAAAGGAGGCAACCTGCTGCTTAATGTAGGGCCTACTTCCAGGGGCGCTTTTGACGAACGGGCCAATGAGCGGCTGGAGGGGCTGGGGCGTTGGATGAAATTCCATAGCAGGACTATATACGGCTGTACCCAGGCACCCGCAGGTCTGAAAGCACCTCCTAACTGCCTGCTTACCTATAACTCTCGTACAAAACGGTTATATGTACATATTTTGGAATGGCCTCTTAAAAGATTGAGTCTTCCGGGATTGAAAGATAAGATCAGCTATGCGCAATTGCTCAATGACGGATCAGAAATAAAATATGAAGCATCAGGCAGTAACGCGGCAGATCCCTCAGCAAAGGACCTGGTATTGTGGTTATCAGTTGAAAAACCGGGTGTGGAAGTACCAGTTATAGAATTATTCATGAAGTAA
- a CDS encoding isochorismatase family protein translates to MNRIRKIMGLLLFCAGLGNAGHAQELLVSTQRLIPADSGKGTYVLSNRTEKWDPAETAIIICDMWDQHWCPYATKNVAELAPALNKMITIARSKGITIVHAPSECMNYYKNYPQRQKLLQYGNRRKNEIVYSDVKLLSEAGVPWPVEFYDEGCPNAEAAPHRAWTKQIDALQINDKDLISDSGGEMDAYFQKNGIKNVILCGVHTNMCIMNRSFGLRAMKRRGYNTVLMSDMTDLMYNPAKYPYTTHFGGLNRMVEYIEKYISPAITSTCITGAAPFVFDEVKEQGAAIVQDRNRNRYLPETDYHYKAVSNYTGREPDADYLHASEAAYEAFRDIKFSVRIHWGIYSIWQMNGESWGFLNLPDKKKQEYNQLYKTFNPTRFDAAEWMRFFKRSGLQAFAFTTKHHEGFSMFNTKTRVRRRANYLHPANPIEDCNLAYSIMETPFKRDVVKELTDAAHASGIKIDLYYSHPDWYDADFRPYNGHPLTTMSVKTNTAMYGNDIHFDSTKKMTPERSAEEPQRMVSRHREQLHELLTNYGKIDMLCLDQWLGADVWEETKATVKMIRQLQPDIMIRGRGIGNYGDYYTPEGFVPGDKENTNMPWMVIYPLASSFSYDKDSSKYKGASWIINNLVDAVAKGGSFMVGIGPDATGQFHPKAIEQLEATGRWLAVNGEGIYNTRARGIWKEGTIRFTQSKDGKCVYAFVKDSTAPEIVLKSIIAKAGTTISILGYEKPLEWTATSTGVQVRIPEDLLRNRNRLSGHPYTLKIRQL, encoded by the coding sequence GTGAATAGAATAAGAAAAATAATGGGTTTGTTGCTGTTTTGCGCAGGGTTAGGGAATGCCGGCCATGCGCAGGAACTGCTGGTATCCACGCAGCGCCTGATTCCTGCGGATTCAGGGAAGGGCACGTATGTATTAAGCAACCGAACCGAAAAATGGGACCCTGCTGAAACAGCTATCATCATCTGTGATATGTGGGATCAGCATTGGTGCCCTTATGCTACAAAAAATGTGGCGGAACTGGCACCGGCGCTGAATAAGATGATCACCATCGCCCGTTCAAAAGGAATCACCATTGTGCACGCGCCAAGTGAGTGTATGAATTATTATAAAAATTATCCGCAACGTCAGAAATTGTTGCAATACGGGAACCGGCGTAAAAACGAGATCGTTTATAGTGATGTAAAATTGCTTTCAGAAGCCGGGGTGCCGTGGCCCGTTGAGTTCTATGATGAAGGTTGCCCAAACGCAGAGGCAGCGCCGCATCGCGCCTGGACCAAACAAATTGATGCTTTGCAGATTAATGATAAAGACCTGATCAGTGATTCGGGCGGTGAGATGGATGCTTACTTTCAAAAAAACGGTATAAAGAATGTGATCCTGTGCGGGGTGCATACCAATATGTGTATTATGAACCGTTCTTTTGGACTGCGGGCCATGAAGCGCAGGGGGTATAATACCGTGCTGATGAGCGATATGACCGATTTAATGTATAATCCTGCAAAATATCCCTACACCACCCATTTTGGTGGGCTCAACCGCATGGTGGAGTATATTGAAAAATATATTAGTCCAGCTATTACGTCCACCTGTATCACAGGTGCAGCTCCTTTTGTATTCGATGAAGTAAAAGAGCAGGGTGCTGCCATAGTGCAGGACAGGAACCGTAATAGGTACCTGCCGGAAACCGATTACCACTACAAAGCAGTGAGCAATTATACGGGGCGGGAGCCGGACGCTGATTACTTGCACGCTTCTGAAGCGGCTTATGAAGCATTCCGCGATATTAAATTTTCAGTGCGCATCCATTGGGGCATTTATTCCATCTGGCAGATGAACGGAGAGTCCTGGGGATTCCTCAACCTGCCAGATAAAAAGAAGCAGGAATACAACCAGCTTTACAAAACCTTTAATCCAACCCGGTTTGATGCGGCTGAGTGGATGCGCTTTTTTAAGCGTTCTGGGCTGCAGGCGTTTGCTTTTACCACCAAGCATCATGAAGGCTTTTCAATGTTCAACACTAAAACGCGGGTCCGGCGCCGGGCAAATTATTTGCATCCCGCAAACCCCATTGAGGATTGCAACTTGGCCTATAGTATTATGGAAACGCCGTTTAAACGCGATGTTGTAAAGGAGCTAACAGATGCGGCCCATGCCAGCGGCATAAAGATCGATCTGTATTATTCACACCCCGATTGGTATGATGCGGATTTCAGGCCCTATAACGGTCACCCGCTAACCACCATGAGTGTAAAGACAAATACGGCGATGTATGGCAATGATATCCATTTTGATTCTACAAAAAAAATGACGCCCGAACGCTCTGCAGAGGAACCACAGCGTATGGTAAGCCGCCATCGGGAACAGCTTCATGAGCTGTTGACGAATTATGGTAAAATTGATATGCTGTGCTTGGATCAGTGGCTGGGGGCAGACGTATGGGAAGAAACAAAAGCTACTGTAAAAATGATTAGGCAACTGCAGCCAGACATTATGATCCGCGGGCGGGGCATTGGCAATTATGGCGATTATTATACCCCCGAAGGCTTTGTGCCGGGGGATAAGGAAAATACCAATATGCCCTGGATGGTTATTTATCCGTTAGCTTCCTCTTTTTCCTATGATAAAGATAGCAGCAAGTATAAAGGAGCAAGCTGGATCATCAATAATCTTGTGGACGCGGTAGCCAAAGGAGGTAGTTTTATGGTAGGTATAGGACCAGATGCAACAGGTCAGTTTCATCCAAAAGCCATTGAGCAGCTGGAAGCAACCGGGCGATGGCTGGCCGTTAATGGCGAAGGGATTTATAATACCCGTGCCAGAGGTATATGGAAAGAAGGTACCATCCGTTTTACACAAAGCAAAGACGGTAAATGCGTTTATGCTTTTGTAAAAGATAGCACAGCCCCTGAAATTGTTCTGAAATCAATAATAGCAAAAGCAGGAACCACCATAAGTATATTGGGGTATGAGAAACCGCTGGAATGGACGGCAACATCCACTGGTGTGCAGGTGCGTATACCGGAAGATTTGTTAAGGAACAGGAACCGCCTTTCCGGCCACCCGTACACATTAAAAATACGGCAACTTTAA
- a CDS encoding glycoside hydrolase family 2 protein, translating to MKIKAQLFFLAGFTVLLLASCKRPAVSRQVISLNGEWQLAKTNGALPVRYTSVVPVPGLVDLAAPSVDTAGALYKGGWYWYKRRFDLADTSFDIIRLKVFKARYHTKVYINDQYVGENLYSFTPAYFDLKPYVKANAINSIIIGVGCRDQLPDTIQNGHDYEIDRYIPGIYDEVELTLAHKPFIRNVQCAPDIHKKKVRVLAEIESNTSKGWDIGYTVTEKTGGRKVAKGRVPPLIMQKGAEDITADFEINIPDAHLWTPESPFLYELTLHTRADSKKVTFGMRSFRFNPQKGVALLNEKTTYLLGTNVAFNRFLEDADRGTLPWNKEWVAKLISRYKTMNWQMVRFHIGPVPEQWYQLCDSLGMMVQDEFPISGKQLQPLRSTQLTEEFRRWMRERWNHPCVVIWDANNESTTPETGKAINEVRHLDLSNRPWENGWAKPATETDPIESHPYLFITYFMGNKPSEQGYKKDLFSYVSEDLNDANANSRELIPKGMERFPNVRFINEYGWLWLNRNGTITRLTEPVYKTLWNNNRLTPEERLYIYARHLAMETEYWRAHRQTAGVMHFCGLGYSRPGQPPGETSDNFSDVKALTFDPSFYKYVKSAFAPVGLMIDVWEKQYPALGRLQVPVSITNDRETTFKQELALTLLKDNKVVSVLRQQVTVDGYQVKVVPFNIELPAVEGNYLLKAAIVLDGEKYSVYGICPSLANDQAVTQKMIE from the coding sequence ATGAAAATAAAAGCGCAGCTATTTTTCCTGGCGGGGTTTACGGTATTGCTATTGGCATCCTGTAAGCGGCCGGCCGTTAGCAGGCAGGTCATAAGCCTGAACGGAGAATGGCAACTTGCAAAAACCAATGGCGCGCTGCCGGTACGTTATACATCCGTGGTACCGGTGCCCGGTCTGGTGGATCTGGCGGCACCGTCAGTAGACACCGCGGGTGCTTTATATAAAGGTGGCTGGTACTGGTATAAACGCAGGTTTGATCTTGCAGATACTTCGTTTGACATTATCCGTCTTAAAGTATTTAAGGCAAGGTATCATACCAAAGTATATATTAATGATCAGTATGTTGGTGAAAATCTTTATAGCTTCACGCCTGCGTATTTTGATCTAAAACCCTATGTAAAAGCCAATGCCATAAACAGTATTATCATTGGCGTGGGCTGTCGCGACCAGTTACCAGATACGATCCAAAATGGGCATGATTATGAAATCGATCGCTATATACCCGGCATATATGATGAAGTGGAGCTGACGCTGGCGCATAAACCCTTTATCAGAAATGTGCAATGTGCGCCGGACATTCATAAAAAAAAGGTGCGCGTGCTTGCTGAAATTGAAAGCAATACTTCGAAAGGATGGGATATCGGGTATACGGTTACCGAAAAAACCGGTGGTCGCAAAGTAGCCAAAGGTCGGGTACCGCCTTTAATCATGCAAAAAGGGGCGGAGGATATAACCGCTGATTTCGAGATCAATATACCGGATGCACACCTATGGACGCCGGAAAGTCCCTTCTTGTATGAACTGACGCTGCATACCCGTGCTGATAGCAAGAAAGTGACTTTTGGCATGCGCTCTTTTCGTTTTAATCCGCAAAAGGGAGTCGCATTACTGAACGAAAAAACCACCTACCTGCTGGGCACCAATGTAGCCTTTAACCGGTTTCTGGAAGATGCGGACCGTGGTACGCTACCCTGGAATAAGGAATGGGTGGCAAAGCTGATCAGCCGGTATAAAACAATGAACTGGCAGATGGTCCGCTTTCACATTGGCCCTGTACCCGAACAATGGTACCAGCTATGCGACAGCCTGGGCATGATGGTGCAGGATGAATTCCCGATTTCCGGCAAGCAGCTGCAACCGCTGCGGTCAACACAGCTGACCGAAGAATTTCGCCGTTGGATGCGTGAACGGTGGAATCATCCCTGCGTAGTTATATGGGATGCGAATAATGAATCTACCACACCTGAAACAGGAAAAGCTATTAATGAGGTGCGGCATCTTGATCTCAGTAACCGTCCATGGGAGAACGGCTGGGCAAAACCTGCTACAGAAACAGATCCTATAGAATCGCATCCATACCTGTTTATTACTTATTTCATGGGCAATAAGCCGAGTGAGCAGGGCTATAAGAAAGACCTGTTCAGCTATGTGAGCGAAGATTTAAATGATGCCAACGCCAATTCAAGAGAATTGATCCCGAAAGGAATGGAGCGCTTTCCCAATGTCCGCTTTATAAATGAATATGGCTGGTTATGGCTAAACCGTAATGGAACAATAACGCGACTGACGGAGCCGGTGTATAAAACGCTTTGGAACAATAACAGGCTAACACCGGAGGAGCGCCTTTATATTTATGCCCGGCACTTGGCAATGGAAACGGAATACTGGAGAGCGCACCGGCAAACGGCAGGGGTCATGCATTTCTGCGGATTGGGCTACTCCCGGCCGGGCCAGCCGCCTGGAGAAACCTCCGATAATTTTTCGGATGTTAAAGCGCTGACCTTTGACCCCAGCTTTTACAAATATGTAAAGTCTGCTTTTGCCCCCGTGGGGTTGATGATTGATGTATGGGAAAAACAATACCCGGCATTAGGAAGATTGCAAGTGCCGGTTTCTATAACAAATGACCGAGAAACAACCTTTAAGCAGGAGCTGGCGCTAACGCTTCTAAAGGATAATAAAGTGGTTTCGGTATTGCGGCAGCAGGTAACGGTTGATGGCTATCAGGTAAAAGTGGTGCCATTCAATATTGAACTTCCCGCCGTTGAAGGCAATTATTTATTAAAAGCGGCAATTGTATTGGATGGAGAGAAGTATTCAGTTTACGGGATATGCCCATCGTTAGCAAATGATCAGGCAGTAACACAAAAAATGATTGAATGA
- a CDS encoding M64 family metallopeptidase produces the protein MLKNVLHCWIVTAVLTCIGALFFYREAFGCTATIATWVNNAAFRAFGADSIQEYWENKDCFILHRHTKGKGVPVVIIGDGFNRSDNKKGGFFEKTCHALADSFLINPVIKDFKNYFDIYVVVAESKESGTTPGTKTAFGSGSSKGADFKAALSFIKAAVPALNAALKSMKM, from the coding sequence ATGTTAAAGAATGTATTGCATTGCTGGATCGTTACAGCTGTCCTCACCTGTATAGGAGCATTGTTTTTCTATAGGGAAGCATTTGGCTGTACCGCCACTATAGCTACATGGGTAAACAATGCTGCGTTTCGGGCTTTTGGGGCAGATAGCATACAGGAGTATTGGGAAAACAAGGATTGCTTTATCCTGCATAGACATACAAAAGGAAAAGGCGTACCTGTAGTGATCATTGGCGATGGGTTTAACCGCAGCGATAATAAAAAAGGAGGCTTCTTTGAAAAAACATGCCATGCGTTGGCGGATTCTTTTTTGATTAACCCGGTTATTAAGGATTTTAAAAACTATTTTGACATATATGTTGTTGTGGCGGAATCCAAAGAAAGTGGTACAACACCTGGTACAAAAACGGCCTTTGGATCAGGATCATCCAAAGGAGCTGATTTTAAGGCGGCCTTAAGTTTTATAAAGGCCGCGGTACCGGCGCTGAATGCGGCCTTAAAGAGTATGAAGATGTAG
- a CDS encoding M64 family metallopeptidase, whose amino-acid sequence MSVLNLSGIMVIAIAATLLISCSRNPGSIPKENDKEDTAKLLLQYDKNPSEEVTLLDPKPESGSYWTDGSAFKVWEHKSGYGQGVPIVIVGECYSYEDNKDNGLWETTAKMMASAFLKNDIIKNFRNYFDIYVVVAESPVSGIQDGNNGGTPGKFGTTTTAGCNFDAANAFTVQAIPALGPVFNRSWMVVFNGEAGGWAQFGMPAGNCGMAWYSAAEGNVSKYWMMHEFCGHGFASLADEYPGGDAAYDWNWQSWNMVENVSNTNDLSKVPWKNFIGKTGYEEIGAYQVQDGVWRPEIHSIMVDNANDDYYYNAMSRWMIYRRIYDGTKFYDQDSDPNSPTGKPRIYQSGELDTLFNDFLEFDKLYNNK is encoded by the coding sequence ATGAGCGTATTGAATTTATCAGGCATAATGGTAATAGCCATTGCTGCCACATTACTGATATCGTGCAGTAGAAACCCTGGCAGCATACCAAAAGAAAATGATAAAGAAGATACGGCAAAGCTGCTGCTTCAGTATGATAAAAACCCTTCTGAAGAGGTGACTTTGCTGGATCCTAAACCAGAAAGCGGAAGTTATTGGACGGATGGAAGTGCTTTCAAAGTTTGGGAACATAAATCAGGATACGGGCAAGGTGTTCCAATAGTAATTGTAGGCGAATGCTACAGTTATGAAGATAATAAAGACAATGGCTTGTGGGAAACTACAGCAAAAATGATGGCGTCGGCATTCTTAAAAAACGATATCATCAAAAACTTTCGTAACTATTTTGATATTTATGTAGTTGTAGCTGAATCGCCTGTAAGTGGAATACAGGATGGAAACAACGGCGGAACCCCCGGAAAGTTTGGAACAACAACTACTGCAGGTTGTAATTTTGATGCTGCCAATGCCTTTACAGTACAGGCAATTCCGGCTTTAGGCCCCGTGTTTAACCGCTCATGGATGGTGGTATTTAATGGTGAAGCCGGTGGATGGGCACAGTTTGGTATGCCAGCAGGAAATTGTGGCATGGCATGGTATTCTGCAGCAGAGGGAAATGTTAGCAAATATTGGATGATGCATGAATTTTGTGGACACGGTTTCGCTTCTCTTGCCGATGAATATCCTGGCGGCGATGCGGCTTATGATTGGAATTGGCAATCCTGGAATATGGTTGAGAACGTTTCAAATACGAACGATTTATCAAAAGTTCCCTGGAAAAACTTTATAGGCAAAACCGGCTATGAAGAAATAGGCGCCTACCAGGTGCAAGACGGGGTTTGGCGGCCAGAAATACATTCTATAATGGTAGATAACGCCAATGACGATTATTATTATAATGCAATGTCTCGCTGGATGATTTACCGCCGCATATATGATGGAACTAAATTTTATGATCAGGATAGCGACCCCAATAGCCCAACAGGCAAACCAAGAATTTATCAATCCGGAGAATTAGATACGTTATTCAACGATTTTCTGGAATTTGACAAATTGTATAATAATAAATAA
- a CDS encoding glycosyl hydrolase, with product MKQYMECIKRIGMMVTLLGLLGLPGLPCKAQPAASLVSIEKGFQQLPDSIRIGCYWYWLSDNISREGVIKDLHAMKKAGITRAYIGNIGLNDIPYGKVKVFTPEWWNILHVALKTATELDIEIGIFNSPGWSQSGGPWVKSDQSMRYLAATDTQFAGGKKIAFKFPGFSDTTQLVKVLAYPVDKNVYSITKAFSLNGREPVDVRIPADSTKTIRSLVFRTKDYIRTNAWIQVWENNAFKTIRTIEIDRSNYQNIVGFDPYAPVVISLPETKGKEYRIWLDTPVDYYSKNPEISVALSSEPVVERYPEQTLAKMFQRPLPFWNTYMWNQQDWYNKSGGFKIRPDQVLDLTKFVSDKGVLTWEAPKGAWTVSLLEMKTTGTVNSPATPDATGLEVDKMSSKHVAAHFDAFLGEILRRIPAVDRKTFKIAVQDSYETGGQNWTDDMPAVFKKTYGYDPTPYLPAMYGKVVGNEDVSARFLWDLRRLIADRVAYDYVGGLTKISHRHGLTTWLENYGHWGFPSEFLMYGGQADEVGGEFWSSGELGDIENRDASSAAHIYGKTRVWAESNTSGGPNFGLYPSLMKPRIDRFFAEGINASLLHVYIHQPYEDKNPGISAWFGNDFQRKNTWFPQMDVFTGYLRRSNLLLQQGTYVADVAYFIGEDAPKMRGITNPALPKGYSFDYINAEVLMNRASVKDGYLVLEGGMRYRMLVLPDQKSMRPELLKKISGLVKAGLSVYGSAPEYSPSLQNYPAADDEVKNLGKALFAGKIYGRGKVFNRGTSLQKALYETGVEPDFKTLQDSVAFIHRTLNDGEIYYLTNQTDKKIFFQASFRVPEGLQPELWNPLTGERRSLPQFRAAGKGIEIPVELENYESVFIVFRKSNAPVVNKPNFPDKEVVYTINTPWQVAFQDAKDRRAVKNPVTLQKLEDWTRFKNDSIKYFSGEAVYTTTFTINNLPQKKLYLDLGKVMVMATIRLNGQYIGGVWTTPYRLNITPYLKSGANTLEVTVANNWQNRLIGDLRLPEEERQTWTIVNHFKADTPLQPSGLLGPVEIRAYDY from the coding sequence ATGAAACAATATATGGAGTGCATCAAAAGAATAGGCATGATGGTTACGCTTTTAGGGCTTCTGGGGTTACCAGGGCTGCCTTGCAAGGCGCAGCCGGCAGCATCGCTGGTGAGTATTGAAAAAGGATTTCAGCAATTGCCAGACAGCATTCGTATCGGATGCTATTGGTACTGGCTCTCGGATAACATATCCCGGGAAGGCGTCATCAAAGACCTGCATGCCATGAAAAAGGCGGGTATTACCAGGGCATATATCGGTAATATAGGATTAAACGATATTCCTTATGGCAAGGTAAAAGTGTTTACCCCGGAGTGGTGGAATATTTTACATGTTGCCTTAAAAACGGCAACAGAGCTTGATATTGAAATAGGTATATTCAATAGCCCGGGCTGGAGCCAGTCAGGCGGACCATGGGTAAAGTCTGATCAAAGCATGCGCTACCTTGCTGCTACAGATACGCAATTTGCTGGTGGTAAGAAAATTGCCTTTAAATTTCCGGGCTTTTCAGATACCACGCAATTAGTAAAGGTACTGGCATACCCTGTTGATAAAAATGTATACAGTATTACAAAAGCCTTTTCATTAAACGGGCGGGAGCCGGTAGACGTACGCATTCCGGCAGACAGTACAAAAACCATTCGCAGCCTGGTGTTTCGTACTAAAGATTATATCAGAACAAATGCGTGGATCCAGGTATGGGAGAATAATGCATTTAAAACAATCCGTACTATTGAAATAGACCGTAGCAACTATCAGAACATTGTAGGCTTTGACCCCTATGCTCCGGTGGTCATTTCACTGCCCGAAACAAAAGGAAAAGAATACCGTATCTGGCTGGATACACCTGTTGATTATTATTCAAAAAATCCGGAAATCAGCGTTGCCCTTTCCTCTGAACCGGTTGTGGAACGCTATCCGGAGCAGACTCTGGCAAAAATGTTCCAGCGTCCTTTGCCTTTCTGGAATACTTATATGTGGAACCAACAGGATTGGTATAACAAATCCGGAGGTTTTAAGATCCGCCCGGATCAGGTGCTGGACCTAACAAAATTTGTATCTGATAAAGGAGTGCTTACCTGGGAAGCGCCAAAAGGAGCATGGACGGTTTCACTGCTGGAAATGAAAACGACCGGAACCGTCAACAGCCCGGCCACACCCGATGCTACCGGGCTTGAAGTGGACAAGATGAGCAGTAAGCATGTAGCCGCCCACTTTGATGCGTTCTTGGGAGAGATTCTGCGGCGCATACCAGCGGTGGATCGCAAAACCTTTAAGATTGCCGTGCAGGACAGCTATGAAACGGGAGGGCAGAACTGGACGGATGATATGCCCGCCGTTTTCAAAAAGACCTATGGCTATGACCCAACGCCTTATTTACCGGCAATGTATGGTAAGGTAGTAGGAAATGAAGATGTATCCGCACGTTTTCTCTGGGATCTGCGGCGGCTGATTGCTGACCGCGTTGCTTATGATTATGTGGGTGGCCTTACAAAGATCAGTCATCGTCATGGGCTAACCACCTGGCTGGAAAATTACGGGCACTGGGGCTTTCCAAGTGAGTTTCTGATGTATGGCGGGCAGGCAGATGAAGTGGGGGGCGAATTCTGGAGCTCAGGAGAATTAGGCGATATTGAAAATCGGGACGCTTCATCCGCCGCGCATATTTATGGCAAAACCCGCGTGTGGGCAGAATCCAATACCAGTGGTGGACCAAATTTTGGGCTTTACCCTTCTTTAATGAAACCACGCATCGACCGTTTTTTTGCAGAAGGCATTAACGCGTCATTATTGCATGTATATATCCATCAGCCTTATGAAGATAAAAACCCGGGCATAAGCGCCTGGTTCGGAAATGATTTCCAGCGGAAAAATACATGGTTCCCCCAAATGGATGTATTTACCGGTTATCTGCGGCGTTCCAACCTGCTATTGCAACAGGGAACCTATGTAGCGGATGTTGCCTATTTTATAGGAGAAGACGCCCCCAAGATGCGTGGGATAACCAATCCGGCATTGCCTAAAGGATACTCCTTTGATTATATCAATGCGGAAGTACTTATGAACAGGGCTTCGGTAAAAGATGGATATTTAGTGTTAGAAGGAGGTATGCGTTATCGCATGCTTGTGTTGCCCGATCAGAAGTCTATGCGACCTGAGCTGCTGAAAAAAATAAGCGGGCTGGTAAAAGCCGGGCTTTCAGTTTACGGCAGTGCACCGGAATATTCCCCCAGCCTGCAAAATTATCCGGCAGCAGATGATGAAGTGAAAAACCTGGGAAAAGCGCTTTTTGCCGGTAAAATATATGGACGGGGAAAAGTATTTAACAGGGGAACCAGTCTACAAAAAGCGCTCTATGAAACGGGTGTGGAACCGGACTTTAAGACGTTGCAGGATTCGGTAGCCTTTATTCATAGAACGCTGAACGACGGGGAGATCTATTACCTGACCAATCAGACAGATAAAAAGATATTTTTCCAGGCAAGCTTCCGTGTGCCGGAAGGTTTGCAGCCTGAGCTCTGGAACCCGCTTACAGGGGAGCGCCGCAGCCTTCCGCAGTTTAGGGCTGCCGGCAAAGGCATTGAAATACCCGTTGAACTGGAAAACTATGAAAGTGTGTTCATTGTATTCCGTAAGAGCAACGCTCCGGTTGTAAACAAACCCAACTTCCCGGATAAGGAAGTTGTTTATACGATAAATACTCCGTGGCAGGTAGCGTTTCAGGACGCAAAAGACCGGCGGGCTGTTAAAAACCCGGTAACGCTTCAAAAGCTAGAGGATTGGACCCGTTTTAAAAATGATAGTATAAAATATTTCTCCGGAGAGGCCGTATATACAACCACTTTCACAATAAACAATTTACCACAGAAAAAACTGTACCTCGATCTGGGTAAGGTAATGGTGATGGCAACAATCAGGCTCAACGGGCAATACATCGGCGGGGTATGGACAACGCCATACCGCCTGAATATAACGCCGTATCTGAAAAGCGGCGCCAACACACTGGAAGTAACGGTAGCAAATAACTGGCAGAATCGATTGATAGGGGATCTGAGGCTTCCGGAAGAGGAACGTCAGACATGGACGATCGTGAATCACTTTAAGGCGGATACGCCACTTCAGCCATCCGGCCTGCTGGGCCCTGTTGAGATCCGGGCCTATGATTATTAA